The Bacteroidales bacterium DNA window CATAATTCATATTTACTATTTTATCGCCTTTAGTGCCGTAAGTTTTTTTAATTGCGGTTTTCATTTGTTCAACAGCAAGTTCGTAGGGAATAACTTCCGATACTTTAAAAAATGCAGATTGCATAATCGTATTTGTTCTGTTGCCCAAACCAATTTCTATTGCTAATTTTGTGGCATTTATAATATAAAAATTAATATTTTTATCTGCCATTACCCTTTTGTAGCTGTCGGGAAGTCTGTTTATTGTTTCTTCAACACTCCAAGTACTGTTTAACAAGAATGAACCTCCTTCTTTTATGCCTTCGAGCATATCATATTTGTACATATATGCAGGTGTAGAACACGCAACAAAGTCAGGTTGTTTTACAAAATAAGTGGAACGAATTATTTTATCTCCGAAACGTAAGTGTGATATTGTTATACCGCCTGATTTTTTAGAATCGTAAGCAAAATAACCCTGAACATATTTATCCGTAGAATCACCAATAATTTTTATGGAATTTTTGTTTGCACCCACAGTACCGTCAGCACCAAGACCGTAAAATTTACCTTCAAAAGTACCTTTTGCAACTGTGCTTATTTCAGGAAGAATAGGAAGGTTTGAAAATTTAATATCATCAACTATACCAACAGTAAATTGATTTTTCATTTCTTTTCTTTCCATATTTTCAAATACAGAAACCATCATTGCAGGAGTTGTGTCTTTGGAACTTAAACCGTATCGACCTCCTACTATTTCCGGAGCATCTTTTTTACCTTTAAACAGCTCTACTACATCAAGATACATAGGTTCTCCGTTTGCACCCGGTTCTTTTGTTCGGTCAAGAACAGTAATTTTTTTAACTGTTTTCGGTAATACATTCATAAAGTATTTTGCAGAAAACGGTCTGTATAAATGAACAACTATTACACCGACTTTTTTGCCTTGAGCGTTCAGGTGTTCTACTGTTTCTTCGATTGTCGGAGTAACAGAACCCATTGCAATAATTATATGTTCGGCATCTTTTGCACCGAAATAATTGAAAGGAGCATAATGTCTTCCGGTAATTCTTGTAATTTCTTTTAAATAATCAGCAACAACATCTGCTACCGGGTCGTAAAATCGACTTGCAGCTTCGTGAGCTTGGAAAAAAATATCAGGATTTTGAGCAGTACCTCTTATAACCGGTGCAGTAGAGGTAAGAGCATTATCTCTGAATTTTTGTAAAGCTTCAGTATCAATTAATTTCAACAGTTCTTCTTCGTTAGGAAGTTCAACTTTTGAAATTTCGTGTGAGGTTCTGAAACCGTCAAAGAAATGTACGAAAGGAATTCGAGTTTTAATCGCTGCGAGGTGAGCAACAGGAGCAATATCCATAATTTGTTGGGCATTTCCGGTTGCCAGCAATGCAAATCCGGTTTGCCTTACAGCCATAACATCGCTGTGGTCTCCAAATATTGAAAGGGCTTGAGTAGCAACACTTCTTGCACTTACATGGAAAACTGCCGGAAGTAATTCACCGGATATTTTATACATATTCGGAATCATCAATAATAAACCTTGTGATGCCGTATATGTAGTTGTTAATGCACCTCCTTGCAAAGCTCCGTGAACAGCTCCGGAAGCTCCGCCTTCAGATTGCATTTCGGTAACAGATACTGTTTCTCCGAATAAATTTTTTCTTCCGTGTGCCGCCCATAAGTCAACATATTCTGCCATATCAGACGACGGCGTAATAGGATATATTGCTGCTACTTCACTAAACATATAAGATACATGTGATGCAGCATAATTCCCTTCACATGTAATGAATTTTTTATCAGCCATAATTATATTGATTTTAAATAATTTCAAATAAAATTGACTGACAAATTTATAATAAATATTAGAATATTGTCATGCAATCTTCTTTTTATATTTCTTTTTTACAACATGTTTTAATTATAATGATATACTTTATCATTGAATTACGGTAGGATATACACATATCTGTTTGTAAAGAAACAAACTGTTATATAAAAATGCGACAATTCTGTTAAGTTACGGTTCTTTTTTTAATTATTATATTTTTGTCGGCTTTAAAATAATGAGAATATGAAAAGAACCTACCATACCAATCTTTTAATAAAATATAAACTCGGTGCTTTAGATATTGATACAATAAATAAAATAATTGCACAAAAAGATGTGATATTTTCAAACAGTATAACCTGTCCCGAACTTGTTTCGGGAATAGAAGCTGTTAATAAACGTATAAAATACGACTTTCTTTTTTCCTGCTGAATTACAGAATTTTGAGCAAACCGTAAAACAGCTTGAAAAAGCTGTTACATAATATAATAATAAACCTTACTTACCTCTACACGATTTAAACACCCAATGAAGTTTTTGCCGGAAAACTTCCTGATAAAACCATGTTTTCTAAACAAATTTCAAATGCAAGACAGCAAAGAATTGCTGAAAACAAAAAATATCAATGTTCAAATCATAAATAACAGAACATAATACCGAAATCTTTAAAATTTTACTGTTATATTTTCCTCCTTTTATCTAAAATTTCAAAGAACTTTCTTATCTCACTTGTGCTGAGCCGGTCGAAGTATTGTTTTTAATCTATTATAATATACTATCCCAATATTGGAACACTGTATTTTAAAAATCATTTGAAATGGGCACTGCTTATTGTCAGAGTCTATACTTTTTATAATATTCAGAACACTCATAATGTGCTAATTAACTTTATTTTTATCCAATACAGTTATATTTTTAACAATTTTTCAAGATAATGATATTCTATCCCGAACAGTTTTTTAATTGTATTAATTTTTTCGAATACTTCATCCTTTTTTACTTTTCCTTTATGTTTTGAACCGACAATCATCAAGTTTTTCGGTGTATGTTCTGTTGAAATAAATTCAAAAACTTTTGTTTTGTATCCGAATGCTTCCATAATTAATGCCCTTATTCCGTCAGTAATCAGTTCTGCTTGTCGTTCTTTTAATATTCCGTGCTTTACGATTGATGCCATTTCATTTTGAACATTAAATTGTTTTCTTATCTGTTTATGACAGCAAGGTGCAACAATAATCAAAGATGTATCTGAACTTATTCCTTTATAAATTGCTTCGTCAGTTGCTGTGTCGCAAGCATGAAGTGCAATTAACATGTCAATCTGCCCTGTTTCGGATTGTTCTATACTTCCCTGTTTGAATTTAAGATTGCTAAATCCTGTTTTAAGAGCAAGTTTATTAGATTTTTCAATCAGATCTTCTCTGAATTCAATTCCTGTAATTTGCGGAGATAAATTTAAACTATTTTTCAGAAAATCGTATAATGCAAAGGTTAAATATCCTTTTCCGGAACCCATATCTACAATTTTCAAATCTTTTTTATCTTTAAATACAGGCAGCAAACTTTCAATGATTTCGAGGTATTTGTTAATTTGCCGATATTTATCGTGCATATCTTTTTTTATTTTGAAATCACTTGTTGTAATACCGAGTTCTTGCAGATATAAATTGTTTTCCAATGTAATTCGTTTTTTCTTTATTTTATCGTGATGCAAATTCGGGACAGTCGTAAAAGCAGGTTCTGTTGTTTTTATTTTTGAGTTGTTTTTTTTGTTTATAAAAAGTTGAATTGTTTCTTTAATTGTATATAAATCGGCATTAAAAAAATTGGTTTCTAATAAATCTTGAACTTTTGAAATTCCTTCTTCAATATCAAAATTTTTAGTTACATCATTTGTATTGTGCGTATAATTGAAAGACAATTTAATATCATCTCTGATTATTGTCGGCTTAATCGAAACTTTCTTTAAATCAGAAGTTTTATTCCGCTTTTTATTTAGAATAAGTTTGACAAGCTCTCGGTTATCAACAACAAGTTTTAATTTCTCGAAAAATATGTTTTTAGATTCTATACTCATATTCAAATGATGATTTATTTTTTCAATTCATCAGCAAACCCAACAATAGCATTTTAAAAGGCTCAATCGGTACAGACAATAAACTTGCTCATATTTGTTTCATTCCCGAGTTCCATTATTAATAAACTGTTAAACCTTATCCGTTAGTTCATAATTACCAATAAGAATTTCCGCAGGAATATTTAATTTGCAAGTTACAAAATTGCAAAAATATTTATTTAAGCTATTCAATAATATATTTATCAAAGCCGGAATCGTTGTTTTTTAATTTGTGTAAATATACAAAGTTATCAATATCATCAAACCATTCTATAACATCATTTCTTTTTAGTTTTGTCGGTTTCTGTGATTTTATGCTTTTATACGATGTCCAAGGATATGTTTCAAAATTTTCCGTAAAATTATGATGAACAGGATTATTATGAATATAAATTACCAAATTTTTATAATATTTTTCACTATCAACCCAAATTCTGCGAAACGGTCTTTCAAATAATCCTCTGTGACGGTTGTGTTTTTTGTTTATTGATTGTGCGTATGAATTAAATAAATGTGAAAATTGATTTGACGGATTATATTTTTTATCTTTTTTTAAATTATCGGTTTCAATTAAACCTCCGACAGGGTTTGCAACCGCTGTCGGGGTGAGGATAACCCTGTCAGTGGCTTTTTGCCCTGACAGCGGTTCATTTTTACGAGGAATAAAACTAATCTCATTTTCATCTTTTATCCGAACAAGAAAATGAATATGGTTTGGCATTAAACACCAAGCAAAAGTTTCTGCAATAGGTTCAATATATTTATCATATTGCTCCAAAAAATAAATATAATTTGCCTTTTCGTGAAAAAGATTTTCTCCGTTTATTCCACAATTATAAATATGATAAAATTTATCGTGTTCTATGGGGATTATCTTTTGAGACATGTAATTTTGTTTTATATTTATTTCAATTCATCTGCAAACCCAACAATCGCATTTTTAAAAGGCTCAACAGGTGCCGATAAAACGCCCGCTCCTACTTGTCCTACTCCGGGATCTTTATGTGCTACACCTGTATCAATAAAAGGAGTTAAGTTTTTGGAAATGACCTTTCTTACATCTATGCCGGTTGGTGTTCCTCTGAAATTTAAGTAAGGGATTTGATAAATATTATTTTCACCTGCTGAAATTTCATACATAGCAAGTGTGTAATTTACTGCATCTTTTGCAGTTCCGCCTACAAATTGAACAATTGCCGGTGATGCTGCTATGGCAAAACCTCCGAGACCTACTGTTTCAGTTATTGAACTGTCGCCTATATCAGGATTTGCATCTTCTTTTGTAAATCCGGGGAAAAATAAAGCATCCGGTAACGGAGCTTTTCCTGTAAACCATTTATCGCCTGTTCCGGCAAGCCTTACGCCGAAATCTGTTCCGTTTCTTGAAAGTGCTAAAACAACAGAACTGTTCGGAATATTTTGAGCTGCATCCAAAGTTGCTTTTGCGGCAGGCATTGATAAGTTGAGGAAAAAATGGTCGTTACCGTTAATGAAATCAAGAACATCTGCCATATCTTGCCTGTTATCAGAAGTCTTGATAATTGCCGGAGCAATTGCTCTGTAAAACAAAGAAGTTCCGGCTCTGTTTCTGTTATGAACTTCATCGCCCATGTGCAGTGCTTGTGCTATGATATTTTTTAAATCAATTTTTCCTAGGCTTTCAATTGCTGCTTTAAGTGTGGGATACATAACATCATCCATCCATTTTAAGCGTTTTATTACTTCTTCGCTAAATGCACCGTATCTTAATACTTTGCCGAGACCTTCGTTTTGTGTGCAGTAGGCATGATTTCCGTATTCTTCATTTTTAATAATAAAAACCGGCATTGAAGCTGATACAATTCCTGCCATTGGCCCGACAGTATCATGTTCGTGGCAAGGTGCATATTCTATCTTGTCGGATGCTGCTAATTTCTCTGCTTCTTCCGGTGTATTTGCCATGCCTTCATAAATTAATGCTCCTATAATTGCTCCTCTTGTAGGTCCGCACATTCTTTCCCATTTAATCGGAGGTCCTGAATGCAGAATTAAGTTACTTTTCATTCCCGGAATAACATTTTTTGCTAAATTCATA harbors:
- the nifJ gene encoding pyruvate:ferredoxin (flavodoxin) oxidoreductase, which gives rise to MADKKFITCEGNYAASHVSYMFSEVAAIYPITPSSDMAEYVDLWAAHGRKNLFGETVSVTEMQSEGGASGAVHGALQGGALTTTYTASQGLLLMIPNMYKISGELLPAVFHVSARSVATQALSIFGDHSDVMAVRQTGFALLATGNAQQIMDIAPVAHLAAIKTRIPFVHFFDGFRTSHEISKVELPNEEELLKLIDTEALQKFRDNALTSTAPVIRGTAQNPDIFFQAHEAASRFYDPVADVVADYLKEITRITGRHYAPFNYFGAKDAEHIIIAMGSVTPTIEETVEHLNAQGKKVGVIVVHLYRPFSAKYFMNVLPKTVKKITVLDRTKEPGANGEPMYLDVVELFKGKKDAPEIVGGRYGLSSKDTTPAMMVSVFENMERKEMKNQFTVGIVDDIKFSNLPILPEISTVAKGTFEGKFYGLGADGTVGANKNSIKIIGDSTDKYVQGYFAYDSKKSGGITISHLRFGDKIIRSTYFVKQPDFVACSTPAYMYKYDMLEGIKEGGSFLLNSTWSVEETINRLPDSYKRVMADKNINFYIINATKLAIEIGLGNRTNTIMQSAFFKVSEVIPYELAVEQMKTAIKKTYGTKGDKIVNMNYAAVDQGGGAITKVEVQEDWKSFSDEVKIGVERGDDVPEFVKQVMDPITALKGDELPVSAFKGREDGTFPSGTTQYEKRGVATHVPKWIPENCIQCNQCAYVCPHACIRPFLATDEEVANAPEGMVFEKGKAQLKEFNFRIQVSTFDCVGCGSCADVCPSKEKSLIMVPFDDEQKAEKKNWEYAHNVLGYKDKIVEKDKNVKNSQFARPLFEFSGACGGCGETPYVKLVTQLFGDAMTIANATGCSSIYGGTAPAIPYTTNKYGEGPAWANSLFEDNAEYGFGIALANKKQREIIENKMNAAIEKGIAPETKAVFEEWISVKDKSQASKAVAPRVIAALEKESCDCAKDILGLKKYLVNQSMWIIGGDGWAYDIGYGGLDHVIASGENVNILVLDTEVYSNTGGQASKATPTAAIAKFAAAGKKIRKKDLGAMAMIYGYVYVAQIAMGASNAQTFKAIKEAEAYPGPSIIIAYSPCIAHGLRAGMDKVQEEEKRAVESGYWALYRYNPEMEKQGKNPFSLDSKPPKYELFKEFLLGEVRFSSLYKSFPEHADELFEAAEENAKWRYNYYKRLSEMEF
- a CDS encoding SAM-dependent methyltransferase, whose product is MSIESKNIFFEKLKLVVDNRELVKLILNKKRNKTSDLKKVSIKPTIIRDDIKLSFNYTHNTNDVTKNFDIEEGISKVQDLLETNFFNADLYTIKETIQLFINKKNNSKIKTTEPAFTTVPNLHHDKIKKKRITLENNLYLQELGITTSDFKIKKDMHDKYRQINKYLEIIESLLPVFKDKKDLKIVDMGSGKGYLTFALYDFLKNSLNLSPQITGIEFREDLIEKSNKLALKTGFSNLKFKQGSIEQSETGQIDMLIALHACDTATDEAIYKGISSDTSLIIVAPCCHKQIRKQFNVQNEMASIVKHGILKERQAELITDGIRALIMEAFGYKTKVFEFISTEHTPKNLMIVGSKHKGKVKKDEVFEKINTIKKLFGIEYHYLEKLLKI
- a CDS encoding DUF1116 domain-containing protein, producing the protein MAINDIFKKDLKVINTGIESFKENIEHAGAKAVHIDWKPPVDIDADVWKTINANEDAINEANQKALEIILNGKPNLVGMNLAKNVIPGMKSNLILHSGPPIKWERMCGPTRGAIIGALIYEGMANTPEEAEKLAASDKIEYAPCHEHDTVGPMAGIVSASMPVFIIKNEEYGNHAYCTQNEGLGKVLRYGAFSEEVIKRLKWMDDVMYPTLKAAIESLGKIDLKNIIAQALHMGDEVHNRNRAGTSLFYRAIAPAIIKTSDNRQDMADVLDFINGNDHFFLNLSMPAAKATLDAAQNIPNSSVVLALSRNGTDFGVRLAGTGDKWFTGKAPLPDALFFPGFTKEDANPDIGDSSITETVGLGGFAIAASPAIVQFVGGTAKDAVNYTLAMYEISAGENNIYQIPYLNFRGTPTGIDVRKVISKNLTPFIDTGVAHKDPGVGQVGAGVLSAPVEPFKNAIVGFADELK